The Spirosoma foliorum genome has a window encoding:
- a CDS encoding biopolymer transporter ExbD has product MTTRRTYSPVRFDFAPFVGVALLLIVFFVFTKAIRRPVIMGVTVPAGCRKYELPTYPKKIVTLFLMGDNRIGFMQYWHGDDMVELQQTDFRPEGIRKLLATVGKSAEDNDVAIVIKPTSLATFGNVANALKELKLAENLPYLFVSDLSANEQRMLSYYERIFMGDSSIRDTVFLKVPPYYLADNL; this is encoded by the coding sequence ATGACAACACGCCGAACCTACTCGCCCGTACGCTTTGATTTCGCTCCTTTCGTGGGCGTAGCCCTATTGTTGATTGTATTTTTTGTGTTCACGAAAGCGATTCGGCGTCCTGTAATTATGGGCGTTACGGTACCCGCTGGTTGCCGTAAATATGAGTTGCCAACCTACCCAAAAAAGATTGTCACGTTATTTTTGATGGGCGACAACCGAATTGGGTTTATGCAGTACTGGCATGGCGACGATATGGTTGAATTACAGCAAACGGATTTCAGGCCAGAAGGCATCCGTAAACTGTTAGCAACGGTTGGGAAATCGGCTGAGGACAATGACGTGGCTATTGTTATAAAACCTACTTCGTTGGCTACCTTCGGGAATGTTGCTAATGCGTTGAAAGAACTCAAACTTGCCGAAAACCTGCCTTATTTATTCGTATCTGATCTTAGCGCGAATGAGCAACGCATGCTGAGTTATTACGAGCGAATTTTCATGGGTGACTCGTCGATACGAGATACTGTGTTTTTGAAAGTGCCGCCGTATTATCTGGCCGACAACTTATAG
- a CDS encoding S41 family peptidase, whose translation MNYVVRVLLAIIVGISASYAQSTLTSTQAYEYLQNERGRARMAQKGADKPPIDSLKKAEQILLDALAYYHRPDVQELAKKDESLFYRKSDISFDLARIQAKLGNNETAAQTLLYPLTGKFAPAYAGYMKELAEFTTVRQNPILVPLIAKAQAAERLFNSTALKTPYKPNISEDEKVAGLSKLWSEAKYNFAYFDHIADVDWDKLYLEYLPKIRATRSTVEYMRVLQSFCAQLHDGHTDVWASDPTLQDSTSRQPPIWPVLVDGKVLVQEVRLDSLEKTGIRPMLEIVSIDGLPVTEYADRFVRPYQSGSTPQNIDVATYTYRLLRGPKDKPVSITFREPSGKTFNRLLPRTGYSNLKPSPAFNFRILPGNVAYVQLNNFENNQALNGFKAAFDSIATTNALILDIRQNGGGDSGYGWNVLGYLTDKPMKTGSYSSRLYSPLRRVRGESVVFEPVEDDGDGWPANGKNLYTKPVVVLTSGQTFSAAEDFAVVFDAMKRGTIIGEPTGGSTGQPLAFSLPGGVMARVCTKRDMYPDGTEWNGKGIQPAILVKPSAADWQAGRDTVLEAALNHLGVKKPVAAPKKKK comes from the coding sequence ATGAATTACGTTGTAAGGGTATTGCTGGCGATCATTGTCGGTATCAGTGCTTCATATGCCCAGTCTACGCTAACCAGTACCCAGGCTTACGAGTATTTACAAAATGAACGAGGCCGCGCCCGAATGGCGCAAAAAGGTGCCGACAAGCCGCCTATCGACAGTTTGAAAAAGGCAGAACAGATATTACTGGATGCCCTCGCCTATTACCATCGCCCCGATGTGCAGGAACTGGCGAAGAAAGACGAATCGCTGTTTTATCGAAAAAGTGATATTTCGTTTGATCTGGCTCGTATCCAGGCGAAACTCGGAAATAACGAAACGGCTGCTCAAACACTGCTCTATCCATTGACGGGGAAATTTGCCCCAGCCTATGCAGGCTATATGAAGGAGCTTGCCGAGTTCACGACTGTCCGCCAGAATCCTATTCTGGTTCCTTTGATAGCAAAAGCGCAGGCAGCCGAACGTTTATTTAATTCAACTGCACTCAAAACACCCTATAAACCCAATATCAGCGAGGATGAAAAAGTGGCCGGCCTCTCAAAGTTGTGGTCGGAAGCGAAATACAACTTTGCTTACTTTGATCACATTGCTGATGTAGATTGGGATAAACTGTATCTGGAGTATCTCCCAAAAATTCGGGCTACCCGCTCTACGGTCGAGTACATGCGAGTGCTCCAGTCGTTCTGTGCGCAGCTCCACGACGGTCATACCGATGTTTGGGCCAGCGATCCAACCTTACAGGATTCAACATCCCGGCAACCGCCTATCTGGCCAGTGTTGGTAGATGGTAAGGTGCTGGTTCAGGAAGTTCGTTTAGATAGTTTGGAGAAAACAGGCATTAGACCCATGCTCGAAATCGTTAGCATCGACGGTCTGCCCGTTACTGAATACGCCGACCGGTTTGTACGCCCCTACCAGAGTGGATCGACTCCGCAAAATATCGACGTAGCTACTTATACGTATCGGCTGCTTCGGGGACCAAAAGATAAACCGGTTTCGATTACCTTTCGGGAGCCGTCGGGGAAAACGTTTAATCGGCTATTACCGCGAACAGGCTATTCAAATCTGAAACCATCCCCCGCGTTTAATTTCCGGATTTTACCCGGCAATGTGGCCTACGTGCAGCTCAACAACTTCGAAAATAACCAGGCGCTAAACGGTTTCAAAGCTGCATTTGACTCTATTGCCACGACCAATGCGCTCATTCTCGATATCCGGCAGAACGGCGGAGGAGATAGTGGGTACGGCTGGAATGTGTTGGGTTATCTGACTGATAAACCGATGAAAACGGGTTCGTATTCGTCGCGGCTATACAGTCCATTACGGCGAGTACGTGGCGAATCCGTCGTTTTTGAACCCGTTGAAGATGATGGCGACGGTTGGCCTGCCAATGGCAAAAATCTCTACACAAAACCAGTCGTTGTGCTCACCAGCGGCCAAACCTTTTCGGCCGCCGAAGATTTCGCCGTCGTATTCGACGCCATGAAACGGGGTACAATTATCGGCGAGCCTACCGGTGGCAGTACGGGCCAGCCGTTAGCCTTCTCACTTCCCGGTGGGGTAATGGCCCGTGTTTGCACCAAGCGAGACATGTATCCCGACGGTACCGAATGGAATGGAAAAGGTATTCAGCCAGCGATTCTGGTAAAACCCTCAGCCGCCGACTGGCAGGCCGGTCGTGACACGGTGCTGGAAGCGGCTCTGAATCATCTGGGTGTGAAGAAGCCGGTGGCTGCACCTAAAAAGAAAAAATAA
- a CDS encoding SusC/RagA family TonB-linked outer membrane protein codes for MRNRSLLLMLFFALYAPLQLFAQSRVIKGIVTSGDDNGGVPGVNVVIKGTNIGASTNAEGAYSINIPENLVKNGVLVYSFIGMKTAEVPIGNQSTITIKLQHDETSLDEVIVSALGFKENADKRGATASKIEAKDIVRSGETGVINGMSGKAAGVQITKSAGDPGAGSYIQIRGQNTITGTTQPLVIVDGIPISNSTLGDGAAGVTQQSRLNDINPEDIASMQILKGASAAALWGSRAANGVIVITTKKGANSDKVNISYSTTVSFDTPNLLHPLQSNYGQGSDGVYNPTVANSWGDKISSRAGGDDVVNLNGARFESYSGKTYYPILTKNSKETYNDARKDAVFRTGTYIDNNLSVSGGNDKGNFYLSIGDLRQKGIINGQSDYNRTTLRFNSERRFNDIIKASTNATYARTTSNRIQRSNSVNGLYIGYLRSAPDFDSRDYIGNYFSSPTASAIPNRQRSYRNYLGALANPIYNDPLWAINQLTNFSEVDRFIMSSELLITPASWFDITARGGIDANTDHRITNYPVNSAVNSGLGSYEENIYKESEMNGDIIGRVFKDFGKNITSTLIVGFNINDRKYLNIGGTMNTFIIPDAPANFGNSLTSNDAPYRTTTHRRMARMYSTLNVGLYNQLFLNASVAGESGSTFGSQTKSTFYYPSADVAWQFTQLPVLRDNPVLSFGKLRASYGTVGVQPDAYRNTTTYINASFSSWANTLSGSGYGNGAYVRNATQGDPFLQPERKTEYELGTDLRFLNNRLTAGFTYYSNEITNLLLNVATSGSTGYTSKYTNAGSMTNKGWELELHYNILNKKGFNWNVFGNLSRNINRVTNLAGTDIITLGGFSSTASTVAKVGYAMSSLYGGTYLRTESGALNLNANGFPQVASQFGVIGDPNPDYRGGFGTNLSYKKLSLNVLFETFQGGDFYNGTRGVLYNFGTHADVGNEVTLTKDLKNYAGKTIAAGSTVRGNIQDFGAGPVLLDQSYYTSIGGGFSTLVEQFITDASWTRIREISVGYSISSPKFRQKTKLQSIDVTVTGRNPVLWTKMVGIDPETALNGASNSRGQDYFNSPNTKSLLFSIKINY; via the coding sequence ATGCGAAACAGAAGTTTACTACTCATGTTGTTTTTTGCCCTGTATGCCCCCTTACAGCTCTTCGCCCAGAGCAGGGTCATTAAAGGGATTGTTACATCAGGCGACGACAACGGCGGAGTTCCCGGCGTAAACGTCGTTATTAAGGGCACAAATATTGGGGCATCAACAAACGCAGAAGGAGCTTACTCCATTAATATTCCCGAAAATCTGGTAAAAAATGGGGTTCTGGTTTATTCCTTCATCGGTATGAAAACCGCCGAAGTACCCATTGGCAATCAGAGTACCATTACGATTAAGTTACAGCACGATGAAACTTCGCTAGATGAAGTGATTGTCAGTGCGTTAGGCTTCAAAGAGAACGCCGATAAACGCGGGGCAACAGCCTCGAAAATTGAAGCGAAAGACATCGTTCGCTCCGGCGAAACGGGTGTAATCAATGGTATGTCGGGGAAGGCGGCTGGCGTTCAGATTACCAAATCGGCGGGCGATCCTGGGGCGGGTTCCTACATCCAGATTCGGGGGCAGAATACCATTACAGGTACAACACAACCGCTGGTTATTGTGGATGGTATCCCCATCAGTAACTCGACGCTGGGCGATGGTGCAGCCGGGGTTACGCAACAATCTCGTCTGAACGACATTAACCCCGAAGACATTGCGTCGATGCAAATCCTGAAAGGAGCGTCGGCAGCGGCTTTGTGGGGATCGCGGGCGGCCAATGGTGTAATCGTTATTACGACTAAAAAAGGCGCGAATAGCGATAAGGTCAATATTTCGTACAGCACCACGGTTTCGTTCGACACGCCGAATCTGCTTCACCCTTTACAGAGCAATTATGGTCAGGGGTCGGATGGTGTGTATAATCCAACGGTTGCCAATTCGTGGGGCGATAAAATTTCCAGCCGTGCTGGTGGCGATGATGTCGTTAACCTGAATGGCGCTCGCTTTGAGTCTTATAGCGGCAAGACATATTACCCAATTCTTACAAAAAATTCGAAGGAAACCTATAACGACGCCCGTAAGGATGCCGTCTTCCGGACAGGTACCTACATTGATAATAACCTGTCTGTCAGTGGTGGTAATGACAAAGGGAATTTTTACCTGAGCATTGGTGATCTGCGCCAGAAGGGTATTATCAACGGCCAAAGCGATTACAATCGGACTACCCTCCGATTCAACTCGGAGCGTCGTTTTAATGATATTATCAAGGCGTCTACCAATGCGACTTACGCCCGGACAACCTCGAACCGGATTCAGCGTAGTAACAGTGTAAACGGTCTTTACATTGGTTATCTGCGTTCTGCCCCTGATTTCGATAGCCGCGATTATATCGGTAACTACTTCTCATCGCCCACGGCTAGTGCCATTCCCAATCGGCAACGTTCGTATCGGAACTACCTAGGCGCGTTGGCCAACCCAATCTATAACGATCCGTTGTGGGCTATCAATCAGCTGACCAACTTCTCGGAAGTAGATCGCTTCATTATGAGTTCTGAGTTACTCATTACGCCGGCTAGCTGGTTCGATATTACGGCTCGTGGAGGTATCGACGCCAATACTGACCACCGGATTACGAATTATCCGGTCAACTCGGCGGTCAACAGCGGGTTGGGAAGCTACGAAGAGAACATCTACAAAGAGTCGGAGATGAACGGCGATATTATTGGTCGTGTCTTCAAGGATTTTGGGAAGAATATCACGAGCACCTTAATTGTAGGCTTCAATATTAACGACCGGAAATACCTCAATATCGGTGGTACGATGAATACATTCATCATTCCGGATGCGCCCGCTAACTTTGGTAACTCGCTGACATCCAACGATGCACCTTACCGCACAACCACGCATCGCCGGATGGCTCGTATGTATTCGACCTTGAACGTAGGTCTTTACAATCAGCTATTCCTGAATGCATCGGTAGCGGGTGAGTCGGGTTCTACCTTCGGAAGCCAAACGAAATCGACGTTCTACTATCCATCGGCCGACGTGGCCTGGCAGTTTACGCAATTGCCTGTTCTACGCGATAATCCAGTGCTGTCATTTGGTAAACTGCGTGCTTCCTATGGTACAGTAGGGGTCCAGCCAGATGCGTATAGAAACACAACGACCTACATAAATGCGTCGTTTAGCAGCTGGGCCAATACGCTTAGCGGCTCGGGGTATGGGAACGGGGCTTATGTTCGAAATGCTACCCAGGGCGACCCATTTTTGCAACCTGAACGGAAAACGGAATATGAATTGGGTACCGATCTGCGCTTCCTGAACAACCGATTAACGGCAGGTTTCACCTATTACTCCAACGAAATTACCAACCTCTTGCTGAACGTAGCGACATCGGGCTCTACGGGTTATACGTCGAAATACACCAACGCAGGTTCGATGACCAACAAGGGCTGGGAATTGGAATTGCATTATAATATTCTGAATAAGAAAGGCTTTAACTGGAATGTTTTCGGTAACCTGAGCCGGAACATCAACCGGGTAACCAACCTGGCCGGTACGGATATCATTACCTTGGGTGGTTTCAGCAGCACGGCCAGTACCGTAGCAAAAGTAGGTTATGCCATGTCGTCGCTCTACGGTGGTACCTACCTGCGCACTGAATCGGGCGCGCTCAATCTGAACGCCAATGGTTTCCCACAAGTGGCTTCTCAGTTCGGCGTTATCGGCGATCCGAACCCAGATTATCGGGGTGGTTTCGGTACGAATTTATCGTACAAAAAGCTTTCGCTGAACGTTCTGTTTGAAACCTTCCAGGGGGGTGATTTCTACAACGGTACCCGTGGGGTTCTCTATAACTTCGGTACGCATGCCGACGTGGGTAACGAAGTAACCCTGACAAAAGACCTGAAGAACTATGCGGGTAAAACCATAGCCGCTGGAAGTACCGTTCGGGGTAACATTCAGGACTTTGGCGCTGGTCCGGTATTACTCGATCAGTCGTACTATACCTCAATCGGTGGTGGTTTCAGTACGTTGGTAGAGCAGTTTATTACTGATGCCAGCTGGACCCGTATCCGCGAGATTTCGGTAGGCTACTCAATCAGCTCGCCAAAGTTCCGTCAGAAAACCAAGTTACAATCGATCGATGTAACGGTAACAGGTCGTAACCCGGTTCTGTGGACCAAAATGGTTGGTATTGACCCAGAAACCGCGCTTAACGGGGCC
- a CDS encoding DUF4097 family beta strand repeat-containing protein, producing the protein MKRNQFFLTLLGVATFSLTALANNPKDDRDTPYQVKTFSGNINSVRAETSGGSLTIEGGTDMNAKVEMYVRGNNGNGNLDKAEIEDRLKDYDITIAQEGGTIVATAKRHNNLNNWKNSLSISFKFYTPRKVTTDLRTSGGSIHLASLSGNQKFRTSGGSLHMNDVDGDINGQTSGGSIHFDGCQAGNSGRLDLQTSGGSIEGKSSTGNMRLHTSGGSIRLADLKGDIDAQTSGGSINGESLEGDIKAGTSGGSVRIANIVGSIDASTSAGGVDVSISKLTGPVRLSTSAGSVRVKMPLDKGITLNLSGNSIKIPLNNFNGDTEKDRIRGTLNGGGIPVTLTASSGSVYVNQ; encoded by the coding sequence ATGAAACGCAATCAGTTCTTCCTAACTCTACTGGGCGTAGCCACTTTCTCGCTGACAGCCCTTGCCAATAATCCTAAAGACGACCGGGATACACCCTACCAAGTCAAAACGTTCTCGGGCAATATTAACTCAGTACGCGCCGAAACCTCTGGCGGTAGCTTAACCATTGAAGGCGGTACCGATATGAACGCCAAAGTGGAAATGTACGTCCGTGGCAACAATGGAAACGGCAACCTCGACAAAGCCGAAATCGAAGATCGGCTGAAGGATTACGATATTACGATTGCTCAGGAAGGCGGCACCATCGTTGCCACGGCCAAACGCCACAATAATCTTAACAACTGGAAAAACAGCTTAAGTATCAGCTTCAAATTCTACACACCTCGCAAAGTAACTACTGATCTCCGCACCTCGGGTGGCAGCATCCATCTGGCCTCTCTGAGCGGCAACCAGAAATTCCGTACCAGCGGGGGTAGCCTGCACATGAACGATGTAGACGGCGATATTAACGGACAAACTTCAGGCGGCTCTATCCACTTCGATGGTTGCCAGGCGGGTAATTCAGGACGGCTGGATCTACAAACTTCAGGCGGATCGATTGAAGGTAAATCCTCAACAGGCAACATGCGTCTGCATACCTCGGGTGGCAGCATCCGGCTTGCAGATTTGAAAGGCGATATCGACGCACAAACCAGTGGTGGCAGCATCAACGGCGAAAGCCTTGAAGGCGATATTAAAGCAGGCACGTCGGGTGGATCAGTACGGATTGCCAATATTGTTGGCAGTATCGACGCCAGCACCAGCGCAGGTGGTGTTGACGTGAGCATCTCGAAATTGACCGGTCCCGTTCGGTTATCGACCAGCGCCGGCAGCGTTCGCGTAAAAATGCCTCTCGATAAAGGCATCACGCTGAATCTGAGCGGCAACAGCATCAAGATCCCGCTGAACAACTTCAATGGTGACACCGAAAAAGACCGCATCAGAGGAACCCTGAACGGTGGTGGCATTCCTGTAACACTCACCGCCAGCAGCGGAAGCGTTTACGTGAACCAATAA
- a CDS encoding DUF1648 domain-containing protein encodes MKTSASPYERNANRLTIFLLITLVGVSVTGSILLTGPIPTHFNGNGQADHFGSPDTLLILPIVCLCIVGVLWAIRYTPTELMNFPGPRTPDNTVHQRQNFDQLFATIRFLVAGLFLCIAGQISWASIHHQKQVSLWPSFLFIALVGVSTVISVIRAYKLSAR; translated from the coding sequence ATGAAGACATCTGCAAGTCCCTACGAGCGTAATGCAAATCGCCTGACGATCTTCCTGCTTATTACGTTAGTTGGTGTATCTGTCACTGGCTCAATCTTACTTACCGGCCCTATACCAACCCATTTCAATGGAAACGGGCAGGCTGATCATTTCGGCAGTCCTGACACTTTATTAATACTTCCTATTGTTTGCCTATGTATAGTTGGAGTCTTATGGGCAATTCGGTATACACCTACTGAACTGATGAATTTCCCTGGCCCACGTACGCCTGACAATACAGTCCATCAGCGGCAGAATTTCGATCAGTTATTTGCTACGATTCGGTTTTTAGTAGCAGGATTATTTTTGTGCATTGCGGGTCAAATAAGCTGGGCCAGTATCCATCACCAGAAGCAAGTCAGTCTCTGGCCATCCTTTCTTTTTATCGCCTTGGTTGGTGTCAGTACAGTAATTAGCGTGATTAGAGCCTATAAGTTGTCGGCCAGATAA